In one Nicotiana tomentosiformis chromosome 6, ASM39032v3, whole genome shotgun sequence genomic region, the following are encoded:
- the LOC138893466 gene encoding uncharacterized protein translates to MLKKDAATSWTEECQNAFDKIKEYLSKLPVLVPPEPGRPLLLYLSKAVKGQALADHLVENLMDGEYKSLKTYFPDEKVSFVGGDIIEAYDSWRMFFDGAENFKGVSIGAVLVSETGQHYPVAIAMNVQELLVIGDSNLLVHQALGEWATKNTKILPYLYCVQELIKRFMKIEFKHVSRIPNEFAYALATLFSMIQYPDKNFIDPIPIGIHKQPAYCAHVD, encoded by the exons atgctgaagaaagatgctgcaacaagctggactgaagaatgtcAGAATGCCTTtgataaaatcaaggagtatttatccaaATTGCCCGTTCTGGTCCCACCAGAGCCAGGAAGACCACTACTGCTTTATTTGTCT AAGGCGGtaaaagggcaagcattggcagatcatTTGGTAGAAAATCTTATGGACGGAGAATACAAAtcattgaaaacatattttcccgatgaaaaggtatcattcgtaggaggaGATATCATCGAAGCATATGAtagttggagaatgttcttcgatggagctgaaaacttcaaaggagtgaGTATCGgagctgtcttagtatcagaaactggccaacactatccg GTGGCCATTGCCATGAatgttcaggagttgctggtgaTTGGAGATTCAAATCTTTTGGTGCATCAGGctttaggagaatgggctactaagaacaccaaaatattaccatatttgtattgtgtacaagagttgatcaagaggttcatgaAGATAGAGTTTAAACATGTTTCGAGGATTCCAAATGAGTTCGCatatgcattggccactttgtttTCCATGATACAATACCCAGACAAGAActtcatcgatcctatcccaataggaattcataaacaaccggcttattgtgctcatgttgattAA
- the LOC138893467 gene encoding uncharacterized protein, with translation MNVKAFDGSQRATIGEINLTLQMGPTWFDVEFQVLDISTTYNVLLGRPWIHAAGAMASTLHQAVKFEWNHQEVIIHGDGSNPIYTNQNVLVIENRKKLGGETYHRIECINTIKKDKWWRNKIESILLWTWYEPGKGLGKHLQGITKPVQPKHHDIFAWSYDDMTGLNTSIMAHKLPTNPMCPPVKQKLRKFKTDMSLKVKEEVTKQIKAKILRVDEYLAWLANIVLVSKKDGKVKVCVDY, from the exons aTGAATGTAAAGGCGTTTGATGGATCTCAAAGAGCTAcaatcggagaaatcaacctcaccctacagatgggcccaacctggtttgatgttgagtttcaagtgttggatatATCTACTACCTACAATGTAttattgggacgaccttggatacatgccgctggggcaATGGcctctactctacatcaggccgTGAAGTTTGAATGGAACCACCAGGAGGTGATCATCCACGGAGATGGAAGTAATCCGATTTATACCAATCAGAATGTTCTGGTCATCGAGAATAGGAAGAAGttaggtggagaaacataccatcgtaTTGAGTGCATCAACACAATtaaaaaggacaaatggtggagaaacaagatagaaagcatactgctATGGACATGGTATGAACCTGGAAAGGGCCTCGGCAAGCacctccaagggatcaccaaaccggtACAGCCGAAGCATCATG atatctttgcatggtcctacgatgatatgactggtttgaaCACATCCATAATGGCTCATAAGCTACCTActaatcccatgtgtccaccggtaaaacAGAAGCTTAGAAAATTCAAGACGGATATGAGTTTAAAggtaaaagaggaggtcaccaagcaaatcaaagccaagatTCTTAGAGTGGATGAATATCTAgcttggttggccaacattgtgctggtttcgaagaaagatgggaaagtaaAAGTGTGTGTTGAttactga